Genomic DNA from Thermosipho ferrireducens:
GGAAGTCAACCAACAAGTACGAAATTTCTGAAAGAATGTACTGTACTGGGGATAAAACAGATATTTACAAGCTACAACAATCCAAAAGGTAATGCCAATACGGAAAGGTATTTTAGGACGTACAAAGAAGAAGTAGCATGGGTATTAGATAATCCAAATTACGAAGAACTCTGTGAGAAAACCAGGTCATTTGAAAAGTTCTATAACGAAGAATATCCTCACAGTGCTTTAGGATACAAAGATTCAAAGGAGGAATTCGAAGAATTCGTAAGTCTATACAAAATTGCTTAATTTTTTGTCCAATTTTTCGGGGAGCATTACACCACCCGGATTTAGAAAACTTTAAACTAAATCTTCAGCACCTAAAAAAAGGAAAAACAGTAGTAGAAGTAGATCCAAAATACTTCAGACCCACAGAAGTAGATATACTCTTAGGAGATGCAAGCAAAGCAAGGGAAAAACTTGGCTGGAAACCAGAAGTAACCTTGGCCCTGTTTCAAAAATCGTATAAGAATAAGAAAAATGAACTTGAAATATACAATTTTTTTATGAATTTCATGTGAATTTATGCGTTTTTTCTAATTTTACATGGAATTATATAAAATTTGTATATTTTTATATGATTTCCTATGAAATTTGTAATATCAATACATAGCTTTGTAAAAAGAAAAATATATGCCACATACAGGTTGTACAATAAAAACTTTATTAGTGCCTGTATCCTTGCCATGTCATCTCTGTAGGCGTATACATATCCCCCAAGCTTTGTTTTTATGTTTCCAAATAGTCCTTCTATTTCGTTCCTTTCTTTGTATTCTTCATAATCTACTTCTTTCCTGCCTATTGCTCCTTTTCTTATTTTTATTACCTCTTTTATTCCTCTTTTTTTCAGATACTCCCTCAACCATTTAACATCGTACAGCTTGTCTGCTATGAATTTCTTTCCCTTGAGTTCTATCTTTTTCAATAGTTTTTTTAGAAGTTTTATTTCACTTGAATAAGCTTTTCCCACTTCCACATACTGAAAAAGTTTGTATTTTCCTTTTGTTAACACTACTTCACATCTAACGTGGTTCTTTATCTGTCGTACATATGTGCCTCTCATCCAGTTCAAGGTAGTATGTTTCTTAAACCCTATTCCTGTACCGTCTACTATAATACTCTCTATCTCACACTGGAGTGTGTCGTGTATGAAGTTTATAAGATGTTTTATAATCTCTTCTAATTGAAGAACCCTGTAATGAAAGTCCCTGAGTGATGGAACTTTGTTAAAGTAAATTGTACCTATTTCTAATGTCTCTCTGAATGAAAGTCCCAACAGTTCTTTAAGAACTGCTAATGAAAGTATTAATACATCTGAATATTTCCTAGGCCTCCCCCTATTGGTAGATTTTTGGGGAAGTTGTGGTAAAATATTTTTGTAGAATTTTTGGATAAGTTTGAATATCTTCTTTATGTTTTTTCTTCTCATAGCAAGGGAGATTATAACATCTCCCTTGCTTTTTTTCTATACCTTTTCCTTCCTATTTTTGAAACAGACCCAAGTAACCTTTGACGAATTAATACAAAAAATGGTAAAATATGACTTGATGCTTGCAATAAAAGAAAAACACAGAAATGAAATAATAAAAGAAGGGTGATCATAAAATGGAAAAAGATTCAAAGATATACGTAGCGGGGCACAGAGGGCTTGTTGGTTCAGCTATTGTTAGAAAATTAAAAGAGCTTGGATATACAAATATAATAACAAAAACACATAAAGAACTTGACCTTACAGACCAAAAAGCAACAAGAGAATTTTTTGAAAAAGAAAGGCCAGAATATGTATTTTTAGCAGCGGCAAAGGTTGGAGGAATACTTGCAAATAACACATAC
This window encodes:
- a CDS encoding GDP-mannose 4,6-dehydratase, with the protein product MFRGALHHPDLENFKLNLQHLKKGKTVVEVDPKYFRPTEVDILLGDASKAREKLGWKPEVTLALFQKSYKNKKNELEIYNFFMNFM
- a CDS encoding transposase, whose amino-acid sequence is MRRKNIKKIFKLIQKFYKNILPQLPQKSTNRGRPRKYSDVLILSLAVLKELLGLSFRETLEIGTIYFNKVPSLRDFHYRVLQLEEIIKHLINFIHDTLQCEIESIIVDGTGIGFKKHTTLNWMRGTYVRQIKNHVRCEVVLTKGKYKLFQYVEVGKAYSSEIKLLKKLLKKIELKGKKFIADKLYDVKWLREYLKKRGIKEVIKIRKGAIGRKEVDYEEYKERNEIEGLFGNIKTKLGGYVYAYRDDMARIQALIKFLLYNLYVAYIFLFTKLCIDITNFIGNHIKIYKFYIIPCKIRKNA